In the genome of Synechococcus sp. UW179A, the window GGTGGCTCAGCAGCGGCACGCGGCCGATGTCGCGCAAGTAAGAACGCACCAGGTCGACGTCAGTACCTGAGGAACGAACAGCCCCGGACTTACCGAGAGAAGCCTTGGAAGGTGCTGCTTTTGAAAGAAC includes:
- a CDS encoding sigma-70 factor domain-containing protein, whose amino-acid sequence is MAPAIAAAPVATPLKAVLSKAAPSKASLGKSGAVRSSGTDVDLVRSYLRDIGRVPLLSH